In Helicoverpa zea isolate HzStark_Cry1AcR chromosome 3, ilHelZeax1.1, whole genome shotgun sequence, the following proteins share a genomic window:
- the LOC124646350 gene encoding protein artichoke-like: protein MDRKKRDIVSWLLLLTFSYATGQSSICPVPESILPCICTNRHEDIQIWCTHSDLPQVLKGVQKVGELIRKPIDELIIENNYLPSLPGKIFQNVKIMRLMLRHNGLERLSGAWLETQELNLVEIFIVENDLRSLPAESLMKLQNLQALTIQSQNLKRIPTFSGLQKLRYINIQSESLNAVNENTFENLPNLEKLFIQGSVNLRIVKENAFYNLPKLRRLEITNCGINLIHMRALSLLPSLREISLSNNKIADATMVGRAVRDLPMLSHLNLNHNMIDKLSEGGFVDQPMLENLYLSHNNINIIHHGAFHRVPKLRVVDLNYNRISQIHPESFLQQSGSGVEELTLIGNQIMHISEFRALLDALPRLKFLDLSQNLLQEIPRGALRGHPSLERLHLNKNNIKFIQADAFVAMPALRELHLSNNSLNDMNEGPYWNLPALKGLDLSYNFFTRLQPKLLYNLPSLRRINFSYNQLAIIDPITFMESPLLEYVNVSGNSLVSIHPATFRNLANLYELDASSNRLIEFVPGLPRGLEQLYLQQNQITSLPMPPSPDLDLPSLRTLDISSNGIQKIPHGSLKTLHNLRRFYMKRNGLRQIEMTTFSDLDRLEILDLSYNQIMAVHPKSFSKLNLLKQVNLHGNTIENFDFMAIQDNAALSSLDFSKNKLKSISPNIVSRALDVETLNISSNNLYELPSTLNMMSKLKILDASYNHIKQFDGNSINSLNTLTDFKMPNNKLVELRTGTFKDLRDLSTIDLDNNDIEVVHPRAIANLPNLVSIYLSRNHIIDLPDRVFANLPKLRIIELQGNRLQFISLRAFENMPLVQYMNLSNNQITSIDNSGLNQLTSLEVLDLSFNKLMRLTRASFQYMEWLVELNLDNNMICHISGQPFDFMPRLKVLSLRHNKLSTVLENTFAKLRNNIAILDIDGNPLVCNCHIVWLKSWLSESSSIGPKCADGTYVKGMPFGRNDCSNTARNQVEEEHLRTCMTHENEALLPNLATSQVYSTLDKIKDYTTQIKNTYQANKINRPSPEESEYFYDEYVDYPYNETLIDGINNEVSATANNNRTSGGLPTLYAALNKNTTDRIKPPPPKQSNSGFTFFGMPLPPIDMGKILNTGRKIDWPDKKNSATHVGIGNKYQLPEPPKFETGGFSPILPTTAGGFMPIPDPTHNVTNNVMQVQSASTHNKQGAVEHAVAAVSTKPPVKTVHNTTTHQKSKSEIHELQAYIDDDNSTHVAYNRTKNVEEQKSDPNNLSKYNLMESNLTITQVTEKESMLITTDTSNDMSLQAWMESSTLSYSSSTAVTSKPPMKKHIDQPAPTALSAVLVPSTAELHERSHGKRPATITKVNNPQVEHYEHRESYSPNREPKTRFSENLTTGDSKIRQIGENDWYYKNYNNSNLEPYIAPGVHKPTSKSDANTYNKFILSFIMLLYTMA, encoded by the exons ATGGACCGCAAGAAAAGAGATATAGTCTCATGGCTCCTCCTCTTGACATTTTCATATGCGACAGGACAGTCTTCGATATGTCCGGTCCCAGAGTCAATACTCCCGTGCATATGCACAAACCGACACGAAGACATACAAATATG gTGTACACACAGCGACCTGCCTCAAGTACTGAAGGGAGTCCAGAAAGTAGGAGAACTTATAAGAAAACCAATAGATGAACTCATTATAGAGAATAACTATCTCCCATCGCTCCCTGGGAAGATATTCCAGAATGTGAAGATTATGAGATTGATGCTCCGGCACAATGGACTGGAAAGATTGTCAGGAGCTTGGCTCGAAACCCAAGAATTGAATTTAGTGGAAATATTTATAGTTGAGAATGACTTGAGAAGCCTTCCAGCGGAAAGTCTGATGAAACTTCAAAACCTTCAAGCCTTAACAATACAATCGCAAAATCTTAAGAGGATACCAACATTTTCTGGCTTGCAGAAACTACGTTACATAAACATTCAATCGGAAAGTCTAAATGCCGTGAATGAAAATACTTTCGAAAACTTGCCTAACTTAGAGAAATTGTTTATCCAAGGAAGTGTTAACCTCCGCATTGTGAAAGAAAATGCTTTTTACAATTTGCCAAAATTACGACGGCTGGAAATAACTAATTGCGGTATTAATTTGATACATATGAGAGCTCTATCATTATTGCCTTCTCTAAGGGAAATATCGTTAAGTAACAATAAGATCGCGGACGCAACAATGGTTGGAAGGGCTGTTAGAGACCTGCCAATGCTATCGCATTTAAATCTTAATCACAATATGATAGACAAATTAAGCGAAGGTGGATTTGTGGATCAACCGATGCTAGAGAATCTATATCTTTCAcataacaacataaacatcatACACCATGGAGCGTTTCATAGAGTGCCTAAGCTAAGAGTTGTAGATTTGAACTACAATAGAATAAGCCAGATACATCCTGAATCATTCTTACAACAATCCGGCAGTGGAGTTGAGGAGCTCACTTTGATTGGAAACCAAATAATGCACATATCAGAATTTCGAGCTTTACTTGATGCTTTACCCCGTTTAAAGTTCCTAGACCTGAGTCAAAACTTACTTCAGGAAATTCCTCGAGGTGCTTTGAGAGGACATCCGAGTTTAGAAAGattacatttgaataaaaacaatattaaattcataCAAGCAGACGCATTCGTTGCAATGCCTGCGTTAAGGGAGCTACATCTGAGCAACAATTCTCTGAACGATATGAACGAAGGTCCTTATTGGAATCTACCAGCGCTCAAAGGGCTAGATTTATCATATAACTTCTTTACAAGGTTGCAGCCTAAACTCTTATACAATCTCCCATCATTGCGAAGAATTAACTTCAGTTACAACCAGCTGGCAATCATAGATCCGATTACTTTCATGGAATCACCTTTACTGGAATACGTAAATGTGTCAGGGAATAGTCTGGTCTCTATACACCCAGCTACATTCAGAAACTTGGCGAATCTTTATGAATTAGACGCGAGCTCTAACAGACTGATAGAATTTGTACCTGGACTACCACGAGGATTGGAACAATTATACTTACAACAGAATCAAATCACAAGCTTGCCAATGCCTCCTTCACCAGATTTAGATTTACCATCCTTGAGAACTTTGGACATTTCAAGCAACGGAATTCAGAAGATCCCTCATGGAAGTTTAAAAACATTACACAATTTACGAAGATTTTATATGAAACGAAACGGCTTGAGACAAATCGAGATGACGACGTTCAGTGATTTGGATCGACTGGAGATACTAGATTTAAGTTACAATCAAATAATGGCGGTCCACCCAAAAAGCTTCAgcaaacttaatttattaaaacaagtGAACTTGCACGGGAATACAATCGAAAACTTTGATTTTATGGCAATTCAAGACAATGCGGCGTTATCGTCTCTTGATTTCAGTAAAAATAAGTTGAAAAGCATAAGCCCAAATATTGTCAGCAGGGCGTTAGATGTAGAAACACTGAATATTTCTTCGAATAATCTTTACGAATTGCCTTCTACGTTGAACATGatgtcaaaattgaaaattttggATGCTAGTTACAATCACATTAAACAATTCGATGGGAATTCTATAAATAGTTTAAACACTCTAACAGACTTTAAAATGCCCAACAATAAGCTAGTGGAACTCAGAACTGGAACTTTCAAAGACCTTAGAGATCTATCAACgatagatttagataataacGATATTGAAGTGGTACATCCAAGAGCGATAGCTAATCTACCAAATCTGGTATCTATTTACTTAAGCCGGAATCACATCATAGATCTACCTGACCGAGTATTTGCAAATCTGCCAAAGCTAAGGATAATAGAGCTGCAAGGAAATCGATTACAGTTCATATCGTTGCGAGCATTTGAGAACATGCCATTAGTGCAATACATGAATTTGAGCAATAACCAAATTACAAGTATCGATAATTCCGGGCTAAATCAGTTGACTTCTTTGGAAGTCTTAGATTTGAGTTTTAACAAGCTGATGAGGTTAACACGAGCATCGTTTCAATACATGGAATGGCTCGTTGAGCTGAATTTGGATAACAATATGATATGCCACATTAGCGGCCAGCCTTTCGATTTCATGCCGCGTCTCAAGGTTCTCTCTCTAAGACATAACAAGCTAAGCACAGTTTTGGAGAATACATTTGCCAAATTAAGGAATAATATTGCCATTTTGGATATTGATG GTAATCCACTAGTTTGCAACTGCCATATTGTATGGCTGAAATCATGGCTTTCCGAATCATCTTCTATTGGGCCCAAGTGTGCAGACGGAACATACGTAAAAGGTATGCCATTTGGAAGAAATGATTGTTCCAACACTGCAAGAAACCAGGTTGAAGAGGAACATCTCAGAACTTGTATGACTCATGAAAACGAAGCCCTTCTACCTAACTTAGCGACATCACAAGTATATTCAACATTAGATAAAATAAAGGATTACACAACACAGATTAAAAACACGTACCAAGCCAACAAAATCAACAGGCCGTCCCCTGAAGAATCAGAGTACTTCTACGATGAATACGTTGATTATCCTTACAACGAAACTTTAATAGACGGCATAAATAACGAAGTAAGTGCGACGGCAAACAATAATAGAACGTCGGGAGGCCTGCCCACGTTATACGCTGCATTGAATAAAAATACGACTGACAGGATTAAACCACCTCCTCCAAAACAATCAAATAGCGGGTTTACGTTCTTTGGAATGCCTTTACCTCCCATAGATATGGGTAAAATACTTAATACAGGGCGCAAAATAGATTGGCCAGACAAGAAGAACTCCGCAACACACGTCGGCATCGGAAATAAATACCAGCTACCAGAACCACCGAAGTTTGAAACAGGTGGATTCTCTCCAATCCTGCCAACAACTGCTGGTGGCTTTATGCCTATACCTGACCCTACACATAATGTTACTAATAATGTTATGCAAGTCCAAAGTGCTTCAACTCATAACAAGCAAGGTGCAGTGGAACATGCTGTTGCAGCAGTGTCAACCAAACCACCAGTTAAAACAGTTCATAATACTACAACCCATCAAAAAAGTAAAAGTGAGATACATGAACTACAAGCTTATATTGACGATGACAACAGCACCCATGTTGCTTACAACAGAACGAAAAATGTAGAAGAACAAAAGTCAGACCCAAATAACTTGAGCAAATACAATTTGATGGAGTCAAACTTAACAATAACTCAAGTTACTGAAAAAGAGAGTATGCTTATAACAACAGATACTAGTAATGATATGTCTCTACAAGCTTGGATGGAAAGCAGTACTTTGTCTTACTCTTCATCTACTGCAGTGACATCTAAACCGCCGATGAAGAAGCATATTGACCAGCCAGCACCCACTGCACTGTCTGCAGTCTTGGTACCCAGTACTGCAGAACTGCATGAAAGGAGTCATGGCAAGAGACCTGCAACCAtcacaaaagtaaataatcCACAAGTGGAGCATTATGAACATAGAGAAAGCTATTCACCAAACAGAGAACCAAAGACAAGATTTTCAGAAAATTTGACCACTGGCGATTCTAAGATAAGACAAATTGGCGAAAATGActggtattacaaaaattataacaattcGAATTTAGAACCTTATATCGCTCCGGGTGTTCACAAGCCTACATCAAAGAGTGATGCTAATACATACAATAAGtttatattatcttttataaTGTTACTTTATACTATGGCTTAA